Sequence from the Corallococcus sp. EGB genome:
GTGGACGTGGATGGAGATGGGCTCTGTGGCCCCGATGAGCCCGGGCTCGCGGAGGTGCGCCTGGTGCTCGCCACCGGCCGCGAGGTGCGAACCGATGCCTCCGGCCGCTACCACCTCACCGGCGTGGACTCGCGCGTGCCGGACCTCACTGGCGGCCCGCACCTGCGCCCCGGGCGCCATGCGCTGAAGGTGGATCCGCGCAGCCTGCCTCCGTCCAGTCAGGTGGTCCCCCGCGTCGCGAACGTGGAGGTGCCCTGGGGCGCCGCCGTCCTCCAGGACTTCGCCGTGCGCGCGCCGCCCACCCGCCCCCGCGCTGCCTCCGCCCCCATGGCCAGCCGCCCCCCTGAAGCGCGCGCCGATGCTCGGGGGAACCTGCGCTTCCTCATCACCGGTCAGGCCTCTCCCGGAGACCGGGTCCGCGCGGGCGACGTGGACGCCACCGTGGAGGATTCCGGCGCGTGGCTCGCGACCGTGTTGCTGTCTCCGGGCCAGAACGTCGTCGGAATCACCACCACCTCGCCCGCCGGCGCGGTGGAGTTCGCCCAGCAGTCCTTCGACGTGGTTCGACGCGGTGAGCACGGCTGGATTGTCATCCCTCGCGAGAAGGTGCGCCTGGGCGCCGTGCGAGGGCTGTCGCCGGACGCGCCCCTGCCCACGGGCGACACCGTCCTGCGCCTGGAGGCGGCGCCCGGCACCCGGGTGGTGACCCCGGAGGCGCAGCTCGTCGCGGGACCCGAAGGCGAGGTCCGCGTGCCCGTGCGGCTCGTGCCGGGACGCAACACCGTCCCCCTCTCGCTGGCTCCGCCAGAGGCGCCCTGGAGCAGCGTTTCCGTGACCGTCGAAGCGCGCGCCCAGCCGTTCGTAGTGGGCCTGCTCGACGTGGAGGCCAGCCTCGCGCCGGCCGGCGGCGGCTTCCGGCTGCGAGGGCGCGGCGCCCTCCATGGTGAGGCCTGGCTGGGCCCCGTGCAGGTGGTGGGCGAGCTGGACCTGACCGACACCGACCTGCGCCAGCTGGACGACGCGCCGCTCGCGGACTGGCTGCGTCCCCGCTTCCCCGAGCGCTTCGAACGCTGGCCCGACCCCGACCTCGCCCCGGCGGAGTGGGGCGACGCTTCCGTGTCCCTCACGCCCAACCCCACGGAGGGGCGCCTGCGCCTGGAGGTGCGGCACGAACAGTACGGCCGCGCGGGCTTCGGCACCTACCGCGCGCTCCTGCAGGACCGCGAGGTGGGCCGCTACCACCGCCCCCTCTTCGGCCCCTACGCGGAGTTGCAGGAGCAGGTGGGCCCCGTGCGCGTGGGGCTGGACATGTTCGCTGGCGGGCTGGTGGACCCGACGCGCGGCCTGTCCGCGACGCCCGCGCACGAGGAGCTGAGCGCCACCGGCGGCAGCCTCTACTACCTGGGCGGCGCCTCCATCTCGGAGGGCTCCGAGCTGGTGCGCGTGGAGTTGCGCGACGGCGTCACCGGCCTGCCGCTGGGAGAACGACACCTCATCCGGGGCCGCGACTACGACATCGACTACCTCGCGGGCCGCATCCTCCTCGCGCGGCCGCTGTCGTTCCTCACCGGCACGCCGCTCCTGCGCACGGACGCGCTCACCCAGGCGCCAGCGCCGGTGCTCGTCGTGGACTACGCCGTGCTGCACACGGGCGACCCGCGCGACTCGGTGGGCGGCGAGGCCTGGGCGCGTTGGCGCGACACGAACGTCGGCCTGTCCGCCGTGCGCGAGCGCCGGCTGGGGGCGCCCTTCCAGCTCCTGTCGGGACGGGGCCAGACGAAGCTGTGGGGGTACTCACTGCTCGCCGAGGCCGCGAGCAGCCGGGGGACCGCGGTGGCGCCCACCGTGTTCGGCGTGTCGGACGACGGCGGCCTGTCCTTCCTCCGCCCCGTGGGCGCGCGGGACGACCATGGAGGCGCGGCGACGCTGCGCCTGAGCGGCCCCGGCGTCCTGGGCCCGGGGGCTGGCGGGTCCTTGGATGCCGCATGGCGCGAGCGCTCGCGTGGCTTCTCCGACGGCGCGCACCTGGACGTCGCCCGCTTCCGGCAGCTGTCCCTGCGCGCCACGCAGCCCGTGGGCCCGGTGTCGCTCATCCTCCTGGGCGACGAGCGCCGCTCGGCGGATCCGCGCCTGCCCTTCGAGGACACGCCCTTCGGCGCCCGCACGTTGGGCGCGGCCGTGGCCTACGAAGGCGGCGAAGGAAACGTGCGCCTGGAGCTGCGCGACAGCTGGTTGCGCGCGACGGACGTGCCCGGCGAGGGCGAAGCGCTGGAAGGTGGCCGGACCTCCCTGGGCGTGTCGGTGTCCCGCATGCTGACGTCCCGCCTCAGCGTGTCCGCGGGCCACCGGCAGCGGCTGCACGAGCGCGGCGAAGGCCTGGGCCGGATGAACGACACGTTCACCTCCGCGGGCGTGGACCTGAGCCTGGACAACGACACATCCGTGGGCGTGAAGGGGGGCTGGGGCCCGGAGCTGGGGCCGCAGGTCTGGCTGGACGCGCGCGCGCGGCGCGGCAACGAGATGTACTACGGCGGCTACTCCGTGGACGTGGACGGGCCGGACTTCGGTCTGGGCCGCGCGGTGACGGGGGCCCGCACGGAGGTGGGGGACGGCACCACCTTGTTCGTGGAGGACGTGAGCGCGCATGACGCGCAGGCGATCCGCCGGGCCCGCGCCGTGGGCTTCCAGTACGCGGTGGGCCAGAGCGGCATCAACGTGGGCGCCCGCTACGAGCGCGGCGTGCGCCACCCGCTGGACATCGGCAGCAACCTCACGCGCGACGTGGCCAGCGTGTCCGCGCAGTGGCTGCGCGAGCGCTTCCGGGCGGACGTGCGCGCGGAGGTGCGCCATGAGGAGGGCACTCCCGCGCGCGGTGCCTCCGGTCCGGTGGACCGGACGCAGGTGGTGCTGGCGCTGGCCGCGGAGGGTCAGCTGGCGAAGGACGTCACGGCCTCCGGACGCCTGGACTTCGCGCACACCGTGGGCCGGGAAGGGCTGGAGGCGCGGTTCGCGGAAGGCTTCGCGGCGCTCGTGTGGCGGCCCGGCCCCTGGCTGGTGGTGGCCCGCTATGGCCTCACCCGCGAGCTGTCCCCCGGGGCGCGCTTCGCCTTCGGCGACCGGGTGCTCCAGACGGTGTCGCTGATGCCGGCGGTGCGGCTGGGGGAGCGGCTCTCCGTGGCGTCGGGCCTGCACGTCGGACGCTCCAGCCTGGGCGGGTCCTCGCGCTGGGTGTGGACCGGCACGCTGCGGCCCGCGGTGCGGGTGCTGGGCGAACTGGAGGTCGCGGTGGAGGCCGCCCGGCGCACGTCCGCGGCGGACGACCAGGGGTTGACGGCGCTGCGGCCGGAGGTGGCCTGGCGGCTGGACGACCGTCTGCGGGTGGCGCTGGGGTACACCGTCCTGGGCTTCAGCGGTTTGGGTCTGGAGGCCGAATCGGAGGATGCTCGGGATCGCCTCTATCTCCGGGCGGAAGTGGCCTGGTAGGCGCCGGGCCGAGGGACGTCGAACGTGCGACACTGGCGGATCATCCTGGGGCTGGGATTGTGCGCGGGCGTGGCTCGCGCGGAGTGGACCCACATCCAGACCCAGACGGGCCTGCCGAAGGACGTGAACGTCTTCCGGCCCGGCTTCTTCGCCGTGGCCACCGACACGCAACTGTACGTGTCGCGCGATGGCGCCGTGACGACCCTGAACGAGGGCATGGCGGGCAGCTTCCTGCGCGGCGCCAGTTGCGTGGTGGGCATCCGCACGGACGGGACGCTGCGGAGCGTGGGCGGCTGCTCGCCGGCGGATGACGGCAAGCACCTGTTCCCCGACGGCGGCGAGCAGGAGGTGCGCGCCGTGCGCATCACGGCCGACGGAGGCGTGGGCTACGCCGCCGCCGCCGAGCCGCCCCTGATGACGCCGCAGTTCCGGACCTCGCTCCTGCCCAAGGAGGGCACGGCCGAGTGGGGCACGCTGACTCCCCCGCTGACGGGCCTCAATGCCCAGCCGCAGCTCGCGGTGCTGCCCCCGCAGACGGACGGCCTGCCGCAGGCGCTCTTCTCCGTGTCCTCGACCAAGGCCAACTTCGTCTGGTACCGGGGCACGTCCCCGGTGTCCTACGTGGCCTCGGGCATCACCCCGCCGAACACGGCCCGCGCCGTGGCGCTGCTGCCGGGCGCGACGCCGGACAGGCCGCTCGCGTTCTTCGGCAACGACACGGGGCTGTTCCGCGGAACGCTGGGCGGCGCGGCCAACCCGTTCGAGCCCCTCCCGCTGGCGACCGGCTCCGTCGATGCGCTCGCGCTCGACGCGGCGAGCGGGTTCGGGCTGCTGCTGCTCAAGCAGCCGGATGGCAAGGTGGCGGCGTACAGCGCGGAGCCCGTGCTTCCTCCCGCGCTCCCGGGCTCGCTCTGGCGGCGGAACCCGGAGCTGCCCACGGG
This genomic interval carries:
- a CDS encoding flagellar motor protein, which encodes MLPCIPVSLLFALLLLPSAASAQSLSSDPATQASTIAGRVCVDVDGDGLCGPDEPGLAEVRLVLATGREVRTDASGRYHLTGVDSRVPDLTGGPHLRPGRHALKVDPRSLPPSSQVVPRVANVEVPWGAAVLQDFAVRAPPTRPRAASAPMASRPPEARADARGNLRFLITGQASPGDRVRAGDVDATVEDSGAWLATVLLSPGQNVVGITTTSPAGAVEFAQQSFDVVRRGEHGWIVIPREKVRLGAVRGLSPDAPLPTGDTVLRLEAAPGTRVVTPEAQLVAGPEGEVRVPVRLVPGRNTVPLSLAPPEAPWSSVSVTVEARAQPFVVGLLDVEASLAPAGGGFRLRGRGALHGEAWLGPVQVVGELDLTDTDLRQLDDAPLADWLRPRFPERFERWPDPDLAPAEWGDASVSLTPNPTEGRLRLEVRHEQYGRAGFGTYRALLQDREVGRYHRPLFGPYAELQEQVGPVRVGLDMFAGGLVDPTRGLSATPAHEELSATGGSLYYLGGASISEGSELVRVELRDGVTGLPLGERHLIRGRDYDIDYLAGRILLARPLSFLTGTPLLRTDALTQAPAPVLVVDYAVLHTGDPRDSVGGEAWARWRDTNVGLSAVRERRLGAPFQLLSGRGQTKLWGYSLLAEAASSRGTAVAPTVFGVSDDGGLSFLRPVGARDDHGGAATLRLSGPGVLGPGAGGSLDAAWRERSRGFSDGAHLDVARFRQLSLRATQPVGPVSLILLGDERRSADPRLPFEDTPFGARTLGAAVAYEGGEGNVRLELRDSWLRATDVPGEGEALEGGRTSLGVSVSRMLTSRLSVSAGHRQRLHERGEGLGRMNDTFTSAGVDLSLDNDTSVGVKGGWGPELGPQVWLDARARRGNEMYYGGYSVDVDGPDFGLGRAVTGARTEVGDGTTLFVEDVSAHDAQAIRRARAVGFQYAVGQSGINVGARYERGVRHPLDIGSNLTRDVASVSAQWLRERFRADVRAEVRHEEGTPARGASGPVDRTQVVLALAAEGQLAKDVTASGRLDFAHTVGREGLEARFAEGFAALVWRPGPWLVVARYGLTRELSPGARFAFGDRVLQTVSLMPAVRLGERLSVASGLHVGRSSLGGSSRWVWTGTLRPAVRVLGELEVAVEAARRTSAADDQGLTALRPEVAWRLDDRLRVALGYTVLGFSGLGLEAESEDARDRLYLRAEVAW